From Streptosporangium album, the proteins below share one genomic window:
- a CDS encoding TetR/AcrR family transcriptional regulator translates to MNQCFSSVWLREPRAAKSSTLSRAQIVRVAVQLLDAEGLEALSMRRLATRLGSGATSIYWHVATKDDLLELVLDEVYGGFTVLDVEETTWRNAASSFAYGMRQILLQHPWAINLVGKVPSIGPNAMRILSRLIRTFEHAGFRDIDQHYAASALMSYVAGVTAPEISWNAALDRSGLDSNEWNAAMQPTVRRAAADYPELVARYAEFSEMDVDTSRALNFEFGLTCLLDGLEARLNRSIPPPADPPAAPDARSGARGDGGTIGG, encoded by the coding sequence GTGAACCAGTGCTTCAGCTCCGTCTGGCTGCGCGAACCACGGGCCGCCAAGAGCTCGACGCTCAGCCGGGCGCAGATCGTGCGCGTGGCCGTGCAGCTGCTCGACGCCGAGGGGCTGGAGGCACTGAGCATGCGCCGTCTGGCCACCCGGCTCGGGTCGGGCGCGACCAGCATCTACTGGCACGTGGCCACCAAGGACGACTTGCTCGAACTCGTCCTCGACGAGGTCTACGGCGGGTTCACCGTCCTGGACGTCGAGGAGACCACCTGGCGCAACGCCGCCTCCTCCTTCGCCTACGGCATGCGCCAGATACTCCTCCAGCATCCCTGGGCGATCAACCTCGTCGGAAAGGTCCCCTCCATCGGGCCCAACGCGATGCGGATTCTGAGCCGGCTGATCCGCACCTTCGAGCACGCCGGATTCCGGGACATCGACCAGCACTACGCCGCCTCAGCACTCATGTCCTACGTGGCCGGGGTCACCGCGCCCGAGATCTCCTGGAATGCCGCGCTGGACAGATCGGGCCTCGACTCCAACGAGTGGAACGCCGCCATGCAGCCGACGGTGCGCAGGGCCGCGGCCGACTATCCCGAACTGGTCGCCCGCTACGCCGAGTTCAGCGAGATGGACGTCGACACCTCCAGGGCTCTCAACTTCGAGTTCGGCCTGACCTGCCTCCTCGACGGTCTGGAAGCCCGGCTGAACCGCTCGATCCCCCCTCCGGCGGATCCCCCGGCGGCGCCGGACGCGCGATCGGGAGCCCGTGGCGACGGCGGAACCATCGGCGGCTGA
- a CDS encoding PucR family transcriptional regulator has protein sequence MLPTIADVLSLDTVRRGNPRVVAGADRLDTRVRWVHVGEVTDIAHLLRGGELVLTTGIALPDDPEMLADYVGELAAVGASGLIVELGRKFVRELPRSVVTAAEQHGLPLITLARETPFVQITESVHARIIDIQLEELRASEQLHEVFTELSVEGASPAEVLSQVARLSGRPVLLENLAHQVLACETAGRDTGTLLASWETRSRAVAPDQRTAYDSASGWLVTMVGARGQDWGRLILLCGGEPGPREIVLAERAATTLALGRLLERHQESLERQAHGTIITGILTHAYADPDEAAARARAVGVPLTGRKLISVVLRLAEQPESPLDGQEQLARLGELADATAAACREARLPALVGALNQNRIGVLLPLPPRTSAEPTLVMLADRLRVAFTTPFVLAAGSVVESLRDVRRSFLEAEQVADVAVRQPDGRAFYRLPDLRLRGLLHLLRDDARLQTFAERELGPLLAHDAQRGGDLTRILRIYLDSGRNKAVAAQKAHLSRPAFYDRLRRLERILDTNLDDVESCLSLHVALLAQESFRRDNIRT, from the coding sequence GTGCTCCCTACCATCGCCGACGTTCTCTCCCTGGACACCGTCCGCCGAGGCAATCCCCGAGTCGTCGCGGGAGCCGACCGACTCGACACCCGGGTGCGCTGGGTGCACGTCGGCGAGGTCACCGACATCGCCCACCTGCTCCGTGGCGGCGAGCTGGTGCTCACCACCGGCATCGCGCTCCCCGACGACCCCGAGATGCTGGCCGACTACGTCGGCGAACTGGCCGCCGTCGGTGCGTCCGGACTGATCGTGGAACTGGGCCGCAAGTTCGTCAGGGAGCTGCCCCGTAGCGTGGTCACCGCCGCCGAGCAGCACGGCCTGCCACTGATCACACTGGCCCGCGAGACCCCGTTCGTGCAGATCACCGAGTCGGTCCACGCCAGGATCATCGACATCCAGCTGGAGGAGCTGCGCGCCTCCGAGCAGCTTCACGAGGTCTTCACCGAGCTGTCGGTCGAGGGCGCGTCTCCCGCCGAGGTTCTCAGCCAGGTCGCACGGCTCTCCGGGCGGCCGGTGCTCCTGGAGAACCTCGCCCACCAGGTGCTGGCCTGCGAGACGGCCGGGCGCGACACCGGAACGCTGCTGGCGAGCTGGGAGACACGTTCCAGGGCCGTGGCCCCGGACCAGCGCACCGCCTACGACTCGGCCTCCGGATGGCTGGTCACCATGGTCGGCGCGCGCGGCCAGGACTGGGGCAGGCTGATCCTGCTCTGCGGCGGCGAGCCCGGCCCACGCGAGATCGTGCTCGCCGAACGCGCCGCGACCACCCTCGCCCTGGGCCGCCTGCTGGAGCGTCACCAGGAGTCACTGGAACGCCAGGCCCACGGCACGATCATCACCGGCATTCTGACTCACGCCTACGCCGACCCCGACGAGGCCGCCGCCCGCGCCCGAGCGGTCGGCGTCCCGCTGACCGGTCGCAAGCTGATCAGTGTGGTGCTCCGGCTTGCCGAGCAACCGGAGAGCCCGCTGGACGGCCAGGAGCAGCTCGCCCGGCTCGGTGAGCTGGCCGACGCCACCGCCGCCGCCTGCCGCGAGGCCCGCCTCCCCGCCCTGGTCGGCGCCTTGAACCAGAACCGCATCGGCGTCCTGCTCCCGCTGCCCCCACGCACCTCGGCCGAACCCACCCTGGTCATGCTCGCCGACCGTCTGCGCGTGGCCTTCACCACCCCGTTCGTACTCGCCGCGGGTTCGGTGGTCGAATCCCTCCGTGACGTACGGCGCAGCTTCCTGGAGGCGGAGCAGGTCGCGGACGTAGCCGTCAGGCAACCCGACGGCCGAGCCTTCTACCGCCTGCCCGACCTGCGCCTACGTGGCCTGCTCCACCTGTTGAGAGACGACGCCCGTCTGCAGACCTTCGCCGAACGCGAACTCGGCCCGTTGCTGGCCCACGACGCCCAGCGCGGTGGCGACCTGACCAGGATCCTCCGGATCTACCTGGACTCCGGCCGTAACAAGGCCGTCGCGGCCCAGAAGGCTCACCTGTCCCGGCCGGCTTTCTACGACCGGCTCCGCAGGCTGGAACGGATTCTCGACACCAACCTGGACGATGTCGAGTCCTGTCTCTCCCTTCATGTCGCCCTCCTGGCGCAGGAGTCGTTCCGGAGAGACAACATCCGCACCTGA